The Epinephelus fuscoguttatus linkage group LG7, E.fuscoguttatus.final_Chr_v1 DNA window TTTTAGACATCTTTTCATATGAGATGAGATAAATACAATAAGACAGGGCAGAAACAGACAAAATTCATTCTGTTGTGGTACTCGTTATTAGTGCTATATGCTACGAAACTGCAATGTCAGCACTACTTTTTTATAATTAAGTTCAgttgcatttgttttaacaaataaatagcaTTCTTAAAAAAGCATTTATGATTTTTCTAAATAATCCTTGACTTTTATAATAATTGAtgtgttgttttgctgttggCATTGCAATAGCTTTACATTTGGTGAAGtgcacattatgacttgtttaggacttgagacttaaagtttaggacttgtgtgcaaagacttgagacttatttgtgacttgcaaaacaaagGCTTGGTCCCACCTCTTGTATGGTCATGGATGGAATGCTGAacgggcctactgggcacaggcccaggggcccaaagcaTCAGAgggcccccctggccttcacctgcacaatgtcacttaaattaacatgtactgacagagaagagactcaaaatgaccatgaggagacacaaaaagaccacagagagatgcaaagagacacaaaaagctCAAAAAGGGCTAAAacaaccagaaagagacacaaacttaCCTGCAAGAGACAgatatgactacaaagagatacaaaactaccacaaggagacaaaaaaatagcacacaaaaaaaattatgtataacaacTACAAAGGCACACAGAACATCTACAAAAAGAGATAAAACCACCCCAAAAGCTGTGTCTTGCTTCTGTGTtgaagaggtggtggggccttttgcatatatgtgcccaggggcccattttctcataatccgcccatggtaATGGTGCATACTGGTATTAATCCCTCTGATCTCTTTATAACTTGTCACGACGTGTGTGTATTGCTTTGGTGTAGTAGATatagacattttgttttcatggaACAGAACTGCGGCTACATTGAGTcgagtgcatttttttttttttatcgcaTTTGCAGTTTGGCCCATTTCACCTTCCGTATATTTTGACGTACACGTCCAAACGTATGCGGAACTTCAGTTGTAAACAAAAACGGACAATGACTACATTCCTCTTCTGACccccaaaaatagaaaaaacgAAATATAGTCATTTCTTGTAGAACGCTGCTTGTTGAAGGTAAGCATCAATCTATTGACTGTTCAGCTGTCCAGTTGTTTTCTATGTAGTGAGTGCTACAAGCGGAAGGATATGATTTTGTTACGTAATGCCCAGTCGTTGaatgctagctagctgctagctgtcGAActtcatgttagctaacagctaTCAACGTTAGCTCACACCGAGAATACTGCGTTTTTGTAAGCTAACAAGTAACGTTGCAAAGGACTGGTTAGTTTGTGGTTACTCATTTACGTTAGTGGTATTAGCTAGTTAACTttcgctagctagctaacaaaactggttttattgttgtttggcGTAGCTTCAGTAACAACGTTACAAGGAAATTAAAGTCAACACAGTACACTTAATGCTAATGATTGATTCAGCATCGGTCACATCACATTTTATCTCAAAAAAATAGATTCCCTGAAGTTTTATATATAAGACTTATTCTTTTTAGTTGGATGCAGTCTTCAATTTGTAAAACATTGAAACAAAACACCGCTTAACTAAGCTGTCCTGTCACTCAGACAATATGGTTTTACCTTATTTGCCAGTATGTACCAGACAGTCAGACACAAAATAGCCCATGGGGTAGTGGCTACTATCCATATAGTCTAAGAATCTCAGCAAAAGTGTCTAAGTTCGTGATGGAGTTTGGCATAATGTCGTCTACATCAGTGATTCTCAACCTTTATCGTGTCAAGGACCCCTAAGTTTGATACACATCAGGACATGAACCCCCATGTGGTAAGTATTTACTACAGGGACCTTTTCCTGAAAACATATTGGTTGTTAgatgttaaaatatttattgaTGGAGACCAAAATTCTGTAGTTGTCAACCACAATTTAGGAGATAATTGTGGAGGAAATGAAACCCATGATCAGATGTCACTCCTATGACTCTTACTCACATTGGGCTCAGTTCTGTGGTGAATTGAAATTACCACCTTGGTCTTTTACAGTGTTCCAATAAAACAATGCATCTCTTTACATATTCTGAAAATTTGTCATTGCCCCACCCtcatctctgtttctgtgtttttttaaaatcaattccaGATGTTTGGCAGTGGTTGATGCAAGTGCCAGTTCATTCCTATAAGAAGACATAATTTGGTGTTGTAGGCCTGCAGAAACGATTATAGCCAACATGTCTAGGAAGCAGACGCCCAAACCTGTACGGAGCAACAAGAAAAGTGAACTGGAACGGAAGAGAGATGAGAGGGCAGCACGCAGGGCCATCGTAAAAGACCGCAAGAACCGGCCTCAGGATGGCGATGAGGGAGCAGAGTTTGTCAGTTTCTCTAATCAGCTCCAGGCCCTGGGGCTCAAGCTGAGAGAAGTCCCCGGAGATGGGTAAGAGCCGTTAAAAGACTGTGGGGTCTAGCTGggctgtctctccctctgtgctgTCTTTTACAATAACTGGTACTGCAAAACGTGTCTCttaaatataattatataaaGAAAGCTTGTTTTCAAGCTGGAGACAGCTGTCTCATCATGAGTAACCAAGATGTGTTGCTGGAGGAACATAATGTCTTCAGCCTCTGTGCCTACATCTCCCCAGCCCACAGTCAGTCACAGTGTACAGTAAATTAAACTGCAGAGTATTCATAGCTGCATGGTGACTGCATAGCAGAGGCAAATGTCACTAGAGCCATAATTTGACAATCCTCATCTTTGTTGTAACATGATTTGTCTTTCGTAACTGATCATAAAAGCAGTATTGTACCATTTAGAATACGAAAACAACAACGGAAATATCTTTAGGTCTCTGTAGCTTAATGAAAAGTCAAGATGGGAATTTAACTGATTTGCTGTACAGTCTTGCATCTGTCAGTCATGTTTAATACTGGGCAGAATGTCTGGGAGCCTTGTGATTGCAGGGCTTCAGCCAATGTTATTGGCCAAAGTCCAGAAACTTGCCAGCTCATGAATGCACCAATAGGTATAAGCCTGATTTAAACATAACATGACCTTCATATTTTCCAAGCACATTGTTACTTATTCATTAAACTCTAGGCAGTCGTGTGTGGAGTGAAAACCCGgtcactgtttttgtctcttGCAGGAACTGCCTGTTCAGAGCTCTGGGCGACCAATTAGAGGGTCACTCCCGGGGTCACCTGCGGCTTCGGCAGGAGACTGTCCAGTATATGATGTCCCATCGACAAGACTTTGAGCCCTTTGTTGAGGATGACGTTCCCTTTGCACAGCACTGTAAGAAAATTACCCAGTGAGGGACAATTAAATGCTGTGATTTGAAAGGAGACTTTTACTTGTGTATCATTAACAATGAACTATTCTGACATATTACTGTGCATGGGAAGACACATTTGACCAGCAACAATGCAGTGACCCCTGGTGGCCCTCAGTTCAGTTTGCAGTGACAGATGTTGTCAGTGTGCAAGATAAATCTGAAACAACAGAATTCTGCTGCTCACAATAATGTGCTTTTTTCAGACTTTCCTCGAATGCTTGCTTTTTACATGTGAACTGCTGGATAATTTGACATTTGGTCTTTGTTTAAACTGGTAACAATGTGTTGACATATGTGACTGTTGATGAAAGGGTGTTCATAGACATTGCTTCATTTCAAGTTGTCACAAGCCAGCGAGGTTGGGAGTCATTGCTAGCTGTCTGTCTtgacttcattcattcaatcagaAATTATATTCTTGACTGATTTTGACAGCTAGTTTAAATGTTTAAGTCATTTCAATAAAATGCTTATACTTTTTTTGTAATCAATATGAAAAAATGGCACCATAGAGAGttcaagaaaaaacattttgtgattaCAGCATAAGGTTATCTTGTGagtaatgttttgtttctttccacCCAGTGTCTAACCTCTCTCAGCCTGGTACGTTTGCTGGCAATGACGCTATTGTGGCTTTTGCTCGCAGTCAGCAGGTGAAAGTGGTCATCCATCAGCTCAACACACCACTGTGGGAGGTAGGGAAAGAGGCAGAGGCAAAGATTTTCAAATGATGTCACTTAATCTAATGATGAAACATAACTCCCTTTGGCACCCTACATAGTTTATATGTTCTGTTCTCATTGCAGATAAATGGTGCAGAGAAGCAGGTGTGCAGAGAGCTACACATCGCCTACCGCTACGGAGATCATTATGACAGTGTGAGGCGGATTGGAGACAACTCTGAGAGTCCTGCTCAGCTTCGCATAGAGGTATGTAATTCACAGTGAGCATTCAGTGGACCAGTGTTTGGGAAAATGTCCCCATTCCAGGTCCACATCTTTACTGTCAAGAGTGCATCATGCCATGTTTACACCTATTGAGGCACCCTTTACTGATGTGTCTCTGATGTTTCCTCGCTATTGCTGAATAGAATCTACAGAATTCACAAGGCCAGCAGCGCGAGTTTGGGGACggtcagagggacagacagaaaaactCTTCCCCCACAGCTTCAGAGGAGGACAACGTGATCCTGAGTTCCATCAAGAATCGAGGAATCCAGGGTCAGAAGTTACACATAATTCATTAGCTGCTGGAAAGATAAGACCGACAGGGCAAAAGAGAACAGCTAGGAATCAGCTTTATCAAAGACTTTTTGACCATCATGCACTCAAGCTCTTCTATTCAGCTAAATTCTCCATTCATCTCATAGGAGGTGGACGATATATCCATTATGCTCCATGTATCGTGGCTTGTTCCACATGGGAAGTATAACATGATTATAACGCAAACAGAATATAAATTGTCATGTCATCTTTTAAGCCACTGGAACAAACATGATACATCACACGCACTCCCCTGCCCATCCAGACCTCTTGCTACTGGGCAGTTGTGTGCGAGCAGCTGAGGATTGTGTTTAtgtatctgcagggctccagactgcgACCACTTAGTGGCATTTTTATACCAGTGCATTTTACACATATTATTAATAcatgaactggagagctgttagtatGTTTCCcactcacagtgaataaatcctgaGATTTTACAGTGCTATTACACTAACTTTCTGCTAACTGTGAACACCTAACTGTTGACCAGCAGCTTCAAGGTCATAGATGAAACATTAAGCGggtgcttcagaataaaagcaccagtggttctgCTTAAATTCATTCATCAACAGTACATTATTCAACTTTaatataacagtactttaactttatcatAGGAGTACGTTATTTAACTTGGTTGTAACAGCACTTTATAACAGTGCTTTAACTTTAAGTtgatactttatttaactttattataacagtattgaatttaactttattgtaacagtactttatttaactcaaTTGTAACATTACTTTATCTTAATCGTAACACtactgtatttaactttattatggCTGTACTCTATTATAGCtactgtttttaactttaaCGTAACagtattttaactttattgtaacagtactttatctaactttattataacagtactgtATTTAACTTCATTGTAACAGTAGTCTATTTAGAAGTTAAGTATTTTT harbors:
- the otud3 gene encoding OTU domain-containing protein 3 produces the protein MSRKQTPKPVRSNKKSELERKRDERAARRAIVKDRKNRPQDGDEGAEFVSFSNQLQALGLKLREVPGDGNCLFRALGDQLEGHSRGHLRLRQETVQYMMSHRQDFEPFVEDDVPFAQHLSNLSQPGTFAGNDAIVAFARSQQVKVVIHQLNTPLWEINGAEKQVCRELHIAYRYGDHYDSVRRIGDNSESPAQLRIENLQNSQGQQREFGDGQRDRQKNSSPTASEEDNVILSSIKNRGIQGDEENLLQLSAATINAEWLVGSMLGQSCQGQCASGSCSACRAAATDCSEHKQPAEGSNIQKPKVSNKQRKEQQRHEKKKRQEERHRQKFLQSKGSQDQNQNLPEAVTLVPALNTLSI